The Pogoniulus pusillus isolate bPogPus1 chromosome 30, bPogPus1.pri, whole genome shotgun sequence genomic interval GCCCCCCCGCGGGGCATGCGGGCACAGCCCGGGCGCAGcctgtgggcagggctggtgaggtGCCCTGCCTTGCAGGCGGTGGGGCTGCCCTACctgcagcaggtgctgcagcctgcgCTGAGCCGCGTCTTTGAGGAGAAGAGGTACGTGGAGCTGGACCCCAGCAAGATGGAGCTGAGCCGCGGCAGGTGAGGGCAAAGGGCTGGCTGGAGGCGCCTGTGGTgcctggcacacacacacacaccccctccaGGCCATCCCCCCACCCTGATCTCCCCTGCAGGAGGGTGCACCCCTCGGGTTGCTTGCTGCTGAGGCCAGGAGGCACTTCTCGGCCAGCTTGGGGTGGCCTGTTCTTGGGCAGCAGATGCCCCCCTGACCGGGCGCTGTGCCCGCAGGAGGATCTCCTTCAAGGGCACCCTGTCAGAGgcgcaggtgcaggagagcagcctggagctgctgaagggctaCCTGGGGGACATCATGGATGCCATCGTGGGCTCGGTGGAGCAGTGTCCCCTCCTCATGCGGATGGCCTTCAAGCAGCTCCGCCAGAGGGTGCAGGAGAGATTCCCCTCGGCTGAGCACCAGGTGGGACAGGcgctggggggctggggggctgTGTGCCGCTGGGAACCCCGGCCCGAGCcgtccctgcccctggccagGAGGTGCAGTACTTCTCCATCAGCGGCTTCCTCTTCCTCCGCTTCTTCGCCCCTGCTGTCCTCACCCCGAAGCTCTTTGGGCTGCGGGAGCAGCACGCAGAGCCCCGCACCGCCCGCACGCTGCTGCTGCTCGCCAAGgtgggcagctggggggggACAGGTAGGGTGCCAGGGAGGGATGTGGACACTGTGGGGATCCATAGGGATGAGGGTGCCAGGGAGGGATGTGGACACTGTGGGGAGATGGGGATCTGTAGGCATGAGGGTGCCAGGGAGAGATAGCAAGGCCAGATAGGATAGGGAGGCCCTGGGATGGAGAcccagggaagggctggggatCCCAAGGAGCACAGAGCCATTCCTGCCCTCATGCCATGTGCCACGAGCTGGGTCCTTGCCATGCCGCTCAAGGCCAGCCCTGCCCATTGCCAGGCCATGCCACCACGTGTTGGGGCAGCGCCTGGGTCCCATCACCCCCTTGGCTGCTCTGCTTTTTCACTCCCCTCCCCAACTGCCAAGTCCCTGGAGCCGAGGGGAGAAGCCAGAGAGGGATTTGGCCCCCACACCGGGGTGGGTACATCAGTGTGAGCCCTTCCTGGCACGGGGCAGGCGCTGCAGAGCATTGGCAacctggggctgcagctgggccagGGCAAGGAACCGTGGATGGCACCACTGCacactgtcctgctgcccagtgTCACCCGTGTCAAAGccttcctggacagcctggtcaCCGTGGAGAGCACCGAGGGTGAGTGGGCACCAGGGGGGCacgagggctgcagctggggtcaGGTCTAGCCATGCCCAACACAGAGTGGTGGCATCTTCCCTGCTGTgcttccctggaagcattcctggTGAGGGAGtcacacttggtgccatgaaaTGGCCAGGGATGGACATCCTCAGACTGAGGGAGGTGTTGGCACTTGGGGCACAACTGGGGTGGGTCCACCGTGCCAGTACCCAACATGGAGTGATGGCACCATCCCTGTTGTCCCCCGCATCTGGGGAGCATTCCCAGGGAGAGGAACCTGCCTGTGCCACCAAtggccagggatgggcatcCTCAGGCTGGGGGAGTTGGTGGCACCCGGGGTGACACTACTGCTGGccgtgccacagccacagcaggcgAAGGGCTGGTGCCACCAGCACTTTGCCAGCCTATGGGCACCATCAAGGAGGGGTACCTGCACACCCTCACGGCGGGGggtgccagcctgctgccccgCTTCGCCTTCAAGAAGAGGTACTTCTGGCTCAGCACCGAGGCCCTCACCTACTCCAAGTCCCCTCAGTGGCAGGTGGGTGCCGCCTGTGCCACCCCCACCCCGCGccggctgcccagggtggggccgTGGGCAGAGTGAGCAGTGGGTGTGTGGCGCCCCCCAGGTGTACTGCTCCATCCCCGTGGCACAGATGCGGGCGGTGGAGCGGGTGGACgagggcaccttccagcacccccacgTCATGCAGATCGTGGCACAGGGTGAGGCCGggcagctgcacaccacctACATCCAGTGCAAGGTGGGtgcccagcccagtgccactccacaccacagcctgggctCCCTGCAAACCTTCCACCCCCTTCCAGTGGGAATAGTGCCAGTCCCATATGCAGGTGTGGCGAGGCACTGGCTGCACTGCCAATGCTGGGTTGCCCAGTCCTGGTTGTATGACAGTCAAAGGGgtgtcctggcactgcctgcgcTGGCATACCAGCACTGGTAGTGCTGGGATCAACAGAGCATCCAGCCATAGCTGTGCTGGGCTCACTGGAgagccagccttggctgtgcTGGCATCAGTGGGATACCCAGCTGCAGCTAGTCTGAGGTCTCTGTGGTACCAGTTCTGTCTGGACTGGCATCATTGGGCTCCCAGTGCTATATACCCTGCAGTCACTGGGGTACCCTGGCCCCCGTGGTGCCATCTCCACACCAGGTCCTACCTGGCCAACTTTGCCATCAAACTGTCACTCCCAGtcaccttgccctgctgcccaccaccatccctgctgcccacaaccATTCCCAGTACCCATCGCCCTCTCTGGTGGCCACCCCTAACAGAGATTTCAGTGGCATCACTCCTGCCTACCTCAGCCCTCTCCATCCCCACCACAGCATGCCTGTGGGTTCCCTTTGGGGTGCCaccctccctccctgtccccacagagcgcccaggagctgtggcagtggctCTGGGCACTGCGACAGGCCTGCAGTGCCAACGAGGCCATGCTGCCCACTTGTCACCCGGGCACCTTCCGTGCCGGCCGCTGGACCTGCTGCCTGCAACCAGCCTGCACCGGTAAGGTCGACGGGCAGCCCGGGGTGGGGGCAGCGGGTTCGGGGAGTCCCCAGCGTCTCAGCTGGCGCCGGGTGTTGGCAGCGCCCGGGTGCAGCCGGACCCACAGCGCCGTGGCACTGGGCGAGTGGAACGAGCCGCTGGACCCCGCGGCGGCGGCGCAGAGCCTCTACGGGCACCTCCGGAGAGCGGGGATCCGCTCCTGGtgaggctggggggggctgaGGGGGGTCCCACGGGACCCTGCGAGCTGGCGGGCAGGGCGCTGAGGGTCCCTCTCCTGCAGGGCGCAGGGTGCCGAGGGCAGCGCAGCCGCTGAGCCCCCCTGCCCGGGGCGCGCAGGTATGGGCGGactgcggcggcggcggggaacGGAGGGGGACCGTGCTACCGTGGGTGCTGCAGGGGGCCTCTGCGCGGGGCAGGGGGGACACGTGGGCGTGCGTGGGCACACACGGGACGTGCCTGTGCACACGTACAGCACACGCACGCTCATGCACGCAGATGCACAGGCTTGCATGCACACGTACCTGcttgcacacacatgcacatgctGGCACACGCATGCACACCCTTGCACAAGCATGCACACCCTTGCACAAGCATGCACAGGCATGCATGCACACGAACCTGcttgcacacacatgcacattcTGGCACACGCATGCACACCCTTGCACAAGCATGCACAGGCTTGCATGCACACGTAGCTGcttgcacacacatgcacatgctGGCACACGCATGCACACGCATTTAAAAGcttgcacacacatgcacaccctTGCACACACACGTACACGCTTGCACGCACACGTACACGCTTGCACACGCATGTAAAAGCTTGCACACACGTGCACAGCcttgcacacacatgcacaccctTGCACACGCATGTACAGGcttgcacacacatgcacgcCCTTGCACACACGTCTACACGCTTGCACAAGCATGCAAAAGCTTGCACGCACAGGCGCGCCCTTGCACACGCTTGTGCACACCGCACCTCCCAGCAAACCCGCGGCACTCAGCCTGGGGCCGCACGCCCAGACGCGCACACGCGGACGTGCGGGGCCGAGCGCGCACGGAGGCAGCTGCGGGGGCGAGCGCGGGCGGACCTGCAGCCGGCTTCAGACACAAGCGTGGAGGCACCCCCAGACACGCACACATCCCCACGCAGCTCCCCGGCCCTGTGGGGCACTGgggaggaaggggcagggagagggggggagactGGTGAGGGGCAGTGGGACCAgctggggtcggggagcagtgtggggtGTAGTGGGATGGGGGAGGGGGCGGACATGAGGGGACAGAATGGACATAGCAGTAAAGGCAGGGTGGTCCGTGGGTGGGTGCTCGGAGTGGGTGCCATggaggggagctggaggtggatgCCAGGGGTAGGTGCTGGGATGGTGCTGGGCGATGAGAGTGTAACCCAAACGGTGCTGGTCAGAGTACCATGGGAGGCTGCCGGTGGTGGTTGCTGGAGGTGGACCGGGGTGGGTGGTGGGTTCCAGAGAGAGGTCATGCAGGGGGTGGGTACTGGAGCAGCGCCAGGGGTGAGTTCTGACCTCTCTGCGGGGTGCAGAGGACCCCTTCAAGGGgcggctgcaggctgtgctgcggGACCTGGACGTCGCTCATGACACCTTTGCCCGTCGGGATGGACCCCCTGGGCCAGCTGTGAGCTCCCCAACATCCCCGagccctcctctgccagcccagcagccccacAAGGAATGACCAGCACCCGCCCTCGGCAGCACCCCACGGCGGGCACCCCTCCTGCAGCGATGCCAGCCGGCATTCCGGGAGGTGCAGGGACGGCAGTGGGGACAGAGCGGGGACACGCTGGGGCCAGTGGCCCAGCAGAGGGTGTATTCTGTAACACAGAGATGTACACATGGCACCGGCTGTGCGCGGTTCCGTGAGGCGGCAGAGGGTGGCACGGGTGGCACGGGCGGCTGACGCACGGAGAGGCCACGggtagaaaaaaagaaaagcaccaGCCCACGATGCTATGGCCACGGGAGAGGGCAAATGGGACGGGGCCGGGGGGGGACAGACACGGGGACATggggcaggtggcacagggTGGCCCAGGATGGGGGAACAAGCCCAGCCGGCAGGGCTGCGGCGTCGGCAGCGAAGCAGCACGGGCGGTGGGTGGCacgggcgggggggggtgggggcgagGGGGCTGGTGGGAGCCCCTCGCCCTTGCCTCAGTCCTTCAGATTGGCCTCGGAGACTCCCTGGGCCATCAGCTCAGCCAGGACGTTGTCCAGATAGTTGGGGTCGGGGTAGCCGTGGCCAGTCAGGTTGGAGCCAAACTCGGTCTTGTGGTGGATCTCGTTCCACACTACCGTGTCCGACTCGCCCGTGGTGTTGGAGGTGCCGATGGTGAAGATGAGTCGCCGGTCCCAGGCCACGAtcagcagcttcagcacctGCGGCAGGTGGCCACGGCCGTCACTCGCCCACCCGGCACCCACAGCCCTCCTCccgcctggcactgcccagccgcAGCACGGCAGGGTGCAGGAGTCAGCCTCAGCAGAGGACCTGCGTGGGGCCACTCTTCCCTgcggcacagctcagctcccaccccagcactgctgcagcctcctcattGCTTCCCATCCTTTCCTGTTCCCTTTCTATCCCACACCTTCCCTTCCCATCCTATCCCATCTGTTCTCTTTCCATTCCATTCACATCccatccctttctcttcccatcTTATTCTTTCCCATTCCCCTTCTAGCTCGTCCcatcccttcccatcccttttcTTCCCATTCCAGCCCCTTTCTCATCTTATCTGTTTCCTATCccatcctttcccttcccattgCCCATCTCTTCCTACCCTGTCcaattcccttcccttcctatCCTATCGTTCTCTTCCTATCCcactcctgctcttttcctACCCCACCCCATCCCCTTCTGATTCCATCCCATTCTATCTCTTATCTTCCTCTCCTATCCCAttcccatcccactctctcctatctcctctcctctcttctctctcttccttcatcCCATTCTCATCACTTCCTCTCCTATCCCaccccttctcttcttccctcatCTCATTCCCACCCCACCCTCTCCTATCCcgcccttctccttctccctcatcCCGCTCCCATCCCGGCCGCCGCTGTGCCGCCGCGTCCCGCCCGGTGCCGCTCACCTTCCGTCCCTTCTCGTTGTCGGGCAGGTAGCAGTGCCGGGGGAAGCCTCGAGCTGTGAACTTCTTCCCAGGATTGGGATGCTCCGGGCCCTGGGTTGGGTGGGGGAGACAGTGAAATGAGCAGGTGGCACAGGGTGTGGGCAGCCAGCCCTGGTAGGAGGGCTCCCGGGGGCAGCAGGCACCTGGATGCCGGTGGGAATGTCGTAGACGATCCGGATGGTTTTGGAGTCGGTGTAACCAGGGAGGGAGTGAGGGATGAGGTGGAATTCCATCTTCCCCGGGGGCTGTGTGCCCGTCTTCTCTCCATAAATGGCCTTACAGGTggggcactgcaggctgccatCCTGCATGAGTACGAGGGTGAGCATCAGGGGGTGGGCACCCACCCCTGGCACCCACACTCACAGGGATGGGTGGCTCTGAGGAGGGTGTCCCACCTTGGGGGGTCCCAGCTCACCTTGTTGCCATTGTTGTACATggccaggaggcagaggaggtggtaCATGTGCCCACACTTGCCCAGTTTGCCCACCAGCTCCGGCTTGATGCCCCCGTGGCTGAGGACACCCTCGTAGCCAGAGGAGGTGACCAGCCGCTCCATGCAGATGGTGCAGTCCTGGTGGGCACACGGTGGGCATCAGCACCCAGGTGGAAAAGGGACATTGCCTCCCGGCTCTGTGCCCACCACGGGGgggctgcccagcccctgcctccaCCTCTCTCCATGGCCAGTGGGCTAAGCCGCGGTGCCCAGGGGTGCCCACTCACCTCATCTGGGGGGTTCTTCACCTTCTGGATGTAGCGACGCACCACGTCCTCGGGGGTCTTGCCTACCATGGGCAGAGGGGGGGAGATGCCATCAGAGCCCCAAAACCTTCAGCCAGACCCTTGGGGGTGCCAcccctgtgggcagcagcaatgcctgtgcctcagtttcccctcctgGCAGGGCCAAGAGCTCACAGGACACTGGCAGCTCCTTACTCTTTTTGAGGTGCTTCTTTTTGGTCTTCCTGCAGATGCCATTGATGCCAGGCACAGGCTTGATGTCACTCTTGCTGACGGGCGGCGGGTGCAGGATGGGCTTGGGGGCACGGGTCAGGCAGACGGGCAGCCCAGCGGCACACATCAGGATGCCAGTCatgcctgtgccaggggagagctgctggctgcccacctgtccacccacccacccagtGTCCATCTGTCTACCCATCAGCCACCCACCCAGTGTCTATTTGTCCAGCCATTTATCCACCCACCCAATGTCCATCtgtccatccctccctccatccacccatccatccatccatccatccctccctctgtTCCTCCATCCCTCCAACCATCCATCCGTCCCTCTATCCCTCCATccatctctccctccatccctccctccattCCTCCATCCATCCCACCTCCTGCCCAtgccctgcccctcctgccctccacctCCACGGTGTCCCCCATCTGGTGTTACACCAGGGTGAGCTGGACAGGGACAGGGCCATTCAAGTTCTTCACCATCCATGCATCCATGCTTCCACCTGGCAGTGCCCCAGCccagtgccctcctgccccaCGATGTCACCTCACAGTGgcactcagctgctggcaggctcaCCCttacctgccagggcaggatggacagggccagtgccattcagGTTCTTCACCGGGAGGGCTGGCACACTGTGAGGAGATAGGAGGGGATGGGgctcagctgggctggctctgTCCACCCCCATCAAATCACATGTCCCCAGTGGGACACAGGGCAGGGTGCCCCACTGCCACTGGGGAATTGCTGTTCCATCTCAGGGGGTtgtcactcagtgccatgggaagGTCCCAATGGTGCTGGAGATGTCAACTCTTCCCTGACCCGGAGTGGGTGCCTCACCAGGGTGGCATAGTGGTGATGCCCCAAGTCCTGCATGCCCCCTGGGGATCATGCCTGCACctcaacacccaaaccaccactcTGCTCATGGCTTCTGTGTCCCAAGGGGCATCCCTCAGCCATCTCATggctgccagcaccagaatCCCAAGGACAATGGCACTGCTGCTCACCCCCTGACCCAGGGCACCTCTCGTGTGCACCTGTGGCACAGAGGGAGCAAGAAACAGACAAACATGTGGCTGtgcagggggggggagggagggagggagggatggatggatggatggatggatggatggatggatggatggatggatggatggatggatggatggatggatggagggatgtgtgtgtgtgtggatggTAGGTATGAGgtacaggctggagcagaggatcagCACAAGAGCAGAAGATGAGCACAGCAGAACAGCCCTCCCATGTCCAAGCACTCTCCTGTCCTcacctgcctccagcagcccacAGAGAACCACTTACATCTGCTGCCCACATCCCAAATTCCCCTGCCAGttctctgccctggctgccctccCAAGCAGTGCCATCTCCTGCCAACTCCAGaagccacacacacagagagccaTTACTGTGAGTAGTTTGCTGCCTCTCAGCCCCACAcaagccagggctgcagctgctcccaaaGCTGTCCCTACCCACACCAAGGCCAGGGCAGCAAAGGAGGTCCCAGCCTGATCACCCAGGGTCACCCTGGGACCCTCCTACCTGTCCATGAGGATGTGTGGGATGAGGTCTCCACGCTGGGACAGGGACAGTGATGAGGACAGGGACTGGCCCATGCCAGGCACACAGAAGTGACAACAGTAGTCAGCAGGGGAAGGAGACATGGGCACATGCCAAGGCTCAGGGGACctgcctgtccctgtgctcccaacctagggctgggtcctgccccgtggcagggagctggggctggctgtcCCCAGGGGTGGCTCATTCATCTCCAGGGTGACTGTGACCATCCCAGGGCCAGATCCAGGTTGGTTCTAAGCCAAGCGAGTGGCACCACAACTCTCCCATGCCAgcatgctgccagctgtgctgtcaCAGCCAGCTCCTCACATTGGGCTTGGGACCATGATGACAGCCCagtgctgagagccctgaggggaCACCAGGTTGACCCACTGAGCAGTACAGCAGTGAGGGCTTGGGTGCCAGGAGAGGCACACCCACTGGGACACCCACTTGGAGTCTGCTAGCCAACctgccacccctcagctattgccAGCCATGCAGGGCACACTGAGGCCGTGGTCTCCACGCTGAGGTCCTCCCAAGAGACCTGCCTGGTGGCATCAGGCCATGAGGTGGTGTCCCTCCGTGCAGGGACAGAAGTGCCCTGAAGCCAAGCACTccatctcctgcagccagcatagCATGGtatggcacagcatggcacagcaccTCTGCAGGAGTCACCACAGAGGCAGGGCTCCAGGAGATCACCCAAGATGAGaccagccagctgctggggttGTCCCTCTGGCCCCTAcgtgcccagggtggggagcTTGGGGCTGAAGGTGACACAGTGCCAGAAGTGCCAGGGCTCCTTGTGCAAGGCGACAGCAAGGGACCAGGCACCTccatctcccctttccccccatcCCGTGTACCCACTTCTGCACCCACCCGACCTGGCATCCCCACAGCCTTGCTGGCACCGCCACCATCCCTTCCCCCAGCCTCCTTACCCTGGGGGGACGGCGGC includes:
- the RASAL1 gene encoding rasGAP-activating-like protein 1 isoform X4, with product MAKSSSLHCRVLEGKDLPAKDVSGSSDPYCLVKVDNEVVARTATVWRSLNPFWGEEYNLRLPRGFHSFAVYVLDEDTIGRQDDVIGKVSLSRQQILAEPRGVDSWLSLVPVEPDKEVQGEIHLELQVPKQGHPRVLHCHLIEARDLAPRDLSGTSDPFARVSCCGHTLETAVMKKTRFPRWHQLLEFELAESELGEAVLTVEVWDWDIVGKNDFLGQVEFSLDAICSNPTKGWFQLLPFPSAAEDQGAQLGALRLAVRLVEDRVLPALYYQPLIQLLTEPILCPGQPPTGTALAILEEVTSGESRQDVATKLVKIFLGQGLAVPLLDYLTTHELARTTDPNILFRSNSLASKSMEQFMKAVGLPYLQQVLQPALSRVFEEKRYVELDPSKMELSRGRRISFKGTLSEAQVQESSLELLKGYLGDIMDAIVGSVEQCPLLMRMAFKQLRQRVQERFPSAEHQLFGLREQHAEPRTARTLLLLAKALQSIGNLGLQLGQGKEPWMAPLHTVLLPSVTRVKAFLDSLVTVESTEATAGEGLVPPALCQPMGTIKEGYLHTLTAGGASLLPRFAFKKRYFWLSTEALTYSKSPQWQVYCSIPVAQMRAVERVDEGTFQHPHVMQIVAQGEAGQLHTTYIQCKSAQELWQWLWALRQACSANEAMLPTCHPGTFRAGRWTCCLQPACTAPGCSRTHSAVALGEWNEPLDPAAAAQSLYGHLRRAGIRSWAQGAEGSAAAEPPCPGRAEDPFKGRLQAVLRDLDVAHDTFARRDGPPGPAVSSPTSPSPPLPAQQPHKE
- the RASAL1 gene encoding rasGAP-activating-like protein 1 isoform X3, which produces MAKSSSLHCRVLEGKDLPAKDVTATVWRSLNPFWGEEYNLRLPRGFHSFAVYVLDEDTIGRQDDVIGKVSLSRQQILAEPRGVDSWLSLVPVEPDKEVQGEIHLELQVPKQGHPRVLHCHLIEARDLAPRDLSGTSDPFARVSCCGHTLETAVMKKTRFPRWHQLLEFELAESELGEAVLTVEVWDWDIVGKNDFLGQVEFSLDAICSNPTKGWFQLLPFPSAAEDQGAQLGALRLAVRLVEDRVLPALYYQPLIQLLTEPILCPGQPPTGTALAILEEVTSGESRQDVATKLVKIFLGQGLAVPLLDYLTTHELARTTDPNILFRSNSLASKSMEQFMKAVGLPYLQQVLQPALSRVFEEKRYVELDPSKMELSRGRRISFKGTLSEAQVQESSLELLKGYLGDIMDAIVGSVEQCPLLMRMAFKQLRQRVQERFPSAEHQEVQYFSISGFLFLRFFAPAVLTPKLFGLREQHAEPRTARTLLLLAKALQSIGNLGLQLGQGKEPWMAPLHTVLLPSVTRVKAFLDSLVTVESTEATAGEGLVPPALCQPMGTIKEGYLHTLTAGGASLLPRFAFKKRYFWLSTEALTYSKSPQWQVYCSIPVAQMRAVERVDEGTFQHPHVMQIVAQGEAGQLHTTYIQCKSAQELWQWLWALRQACSANEAMLPTCHPGTFRAGRWTCCLQPACTAPGCSRTHSAVALGEWNEPLDPAAAAQSLYGHLRRAGIRSWAQGAEGSAAAEPPCPGRAEDPFKGRLQAVLRDLDVAHDTFARRDGPPGPAVSSPTSPSPPLPAQQPHKE
- the RASAL1 gene encoding rasGAP-activating-like protein 1 isoform X5, which codes for MAKSSSLHCRVLEGKDLPAKDVSGSSDPYCLVKVDNEVVARTATVWRSLNPFWGEEYNLRLPRGFHSFAVYVLDEDTIGRQDDVIGKVSLSRQQILAEPRGVDSWLSLVPVEPDKEVQGEIHLELQVPKQGHPRVLHCHLIEARDLAPRDLSGTSDPFARVSCCGHTLETAVMKKTRFPRWHQLLEFELAESELGEAVLTVEVWDWDIVGKNDFLGQVEFSLDAICSNPTKGWFQLLPFPSAAEDQGAQLGALRLAVRLVEDRVLPALYYQPLIQLLTEPILCPGQPPTGTALAILEEVTSGESRQDVATKLVKIFLGQGLAVPLLDYLTTHELARTTDPNILFRSNSLASKSMEQFMKAVGLPYLQQVLQPALSRVFEEKRYVELDPSKMELSRGRRISFKGTLSEAQVQESSLELLKGYLGDIMDAIVGSVEQCPLLMRMAFKQLRQRVQERFPSAEHQEVQYFSISGFLFLRFFAPAVLTPKLFGLREQHAEPRTARTLLLLAKALQSIGNLGLQLGQGKEPWMAPLHTVLLPSVTRVKAFLDSLVTVESTEATAGEGLVPPALCQPMGTIKEGYLHTLTAGGASLLPRFAFKKRYFWLSTEALTYSKSPQWQVYCSIPVAQMRAVERVDEGTFQHPHVMQIVAQGEAGQLHTTYIQCKSAQELWQWLWALRQACSANEAMLPTCHPGTFRAGRWTCCLQPACTGRRVPRAAQPLSPPARGAQRTPSRGGCRLCCGTWTSLMTPLPVGMDPLGQL
- the RASAL1 gene encoding rasGAP-activating-like protein 1 isoform X1 — encoded protein: MAKSSSLHCRVLEGKDLPAKDVSGSSDPYCLVKVDNEVVARTATVWRSLNPFWGEEYNLRLPRGFHSFAVYVLDEDTIGRQDDVIGKVSLSRQQILAEPRGVDSWLSLVPVEPDKEVQGEIHLELQVPKQGHPRVLHCHLIEARDLAPRDLSGTSDPFARVSCCGHTLETAVMKKTRFPRWHQLLEFELAESELGEAVLTVEVWDWDIVGKNDFLGQVEFSLDAICSNPTKGWFQLLPFPSAAEDQGAQLGALRLAVRLVEDRVLPALYYQPLIQLLTEPILCPGQPPTGTALAILEEVTSGESRQDVATKLVKIFLGQGLAVPLLDYLTTHELARTTDPNILFRSNSLASKSMEQFMKAVGLPYLQQVLQPALSRVFEEKRYVELDPSKMELSRGRRISFKGTLSEAQVQESSLELLKGYLGDIMDAIVGSVEQCPLLMRMAFKQLRQRVQERFPSAEHQEVQYFSISGFLFLRFFAPAVLTPKLFGLREQHAEPRTARTLLLLAKALQSIGNLGLQLGQGKEPWMAPLHTVLLPSVTRVKAFLDSLVTVESTEATAGEGLVPPALCQPMGTIKEGYLHTLTAGGASLLPRFAFKKRYFWLSTEALTYSKSPQWQVYCSIPVAQMRAVERVDEGTFQHPHVMQIVAQGEAGQLHTTYIQCKSAQELWQWLWALRQACSANEAMLPTCHPGTFRAGRWTCCLQPACTAPGCSRTHSAVALGEWNEPLDPAAAAQSLYGHLRRAGIRSWAQGAEGSAAAEPPCPGRAEDPFKGRLQAVLRDLDVAHDTFARRDGPPGPAVSSPTSPSPPLPAQQPHKE
- the DTX1 gene encoding E3 ubiquitin-protein ligase DTX1, whose amino-acid sequence is MARQGSGAMLASGGLGFPPQNLARVVVWEWLNEHGRWRPYSAAVCHHIENVLKEDARGSVVLGQVDVQLAPYVIDLQSMHQFRQDTGTMRPVRRNFYDPSSAPGKGIVWEWENDNNSWTPYDMDICITIQNAYEKQHPWLDLSSLGFCYLIYFSSMSQMNRQTQRKRRLRRRMDLAYPLTMGSIPKSQSWPVGTSTGTPCSCPQCLLVNSTRAASNAILASQRRKLYPGAVRQSSTFAGGALWPAGTGTVAGGTAKGEGLRVPNGAFSPSQSLPAGAPLSGLNNLNQPGTQRGAGLGARAAVPPGVPALPVKNLNGTGPVHPALAGMTGILMCAAGLPVCLTRAPKPILHPPPVSKSDIKPVPGINGICRKTKKKHLKKSKTPEDVVRRYIQKVKNPPDEDCTICMERLVTSSGYEGVLSHGGIKPELVGKLGKCGHMYHLLCLLAMYNNGNKDGSLQCPTCKAIYGEKTGTQPPGKMEFHLIPHSLPGYTDSKTIRIVYDIPTGIQGPEHPNPGKKFTARGFPRHCYLPDNEKGRKVLKLLIVAWDRRLIFTIGTSNTTGESDTVVWNEIHHKTEFGSNLTGHGYPDPNYLDNVLAELMAQGVSEANLKD
- the RASAL1 gene encoding rasGAP-activating-like protein 1 isoform X2, producing MAKSSSLHCRVLEGKDLPAKDVSGSSDPYCLVKVDNEVVARTATVWRSLNPFWGEEYNLRLPRGFHSFAVYVLDEDTIGQDDVIGKVSLSRQQILAEPRGVDSWLSLVPVEPDKEVQGEIHLELQVPKQGHPRVLHCHLIEARDLAPRDLSGTSDPFARVSCCGHTLETAVMKKTRFPRWHQLLEFELAESELGEAVLTVEVWDWDIVGKNDFLGQVEFSLDAICSNPTKGWFQLLPFPSAAEDQGAQLGALRLAVRLVEDRVLPALYYQPLIQLLTEPILCPGQPPTGTALAILEEVTSGESRQDVATKLVKIFLGQGLAVPLLDYLTTHELARTTDPNILFRSNSLASKSMEQFMKAVGLPYLQQVLQPALSRVFEEKRYVELDPSKMELSRGRRISFKGTLSEAQVQESSLELLKGYLGDIMDAIVGSVEQCPLLMRMAFKQLRQRVQERFPSAEHQEVQYFSISGFLFLRFFAPAVLTPKLFGLREQHAEPRTARTLLLLAKALQSIGNLGLQLGQGKEPWMAPLHTVLLPSVTRVKAFLDSLVTVESTEATAGEGLVPPALCQPMGTIKEGYLHTLTAGGASLLPRFAFKKRYFWLSTEALTYSKSPQWQVYCSIPVAQMRAVERVDEGTFQHPHVMQIVAQGEAGQLHTTYIQCKSAQELWQWLWALRQACSANEAMLPTCHPGTFRAGRWTCCLQPACTAPGCSRTHSAVALGEWNEPLDPAAAAQSLYGHLRRAGIRSWAQGAEGSAAAEPPCPGRAEDPFKGRLQAVLRDLDVAHDTFARRDGPPGPAVSSPTSPSPPLPAQQPHKE